Genomic segment of Eremothecium sinecaudum strain ATCC 58844 chromosome VIII, complete sequence:
ACACACAATCACGTGAACGGTGAAGCATCAGAAAGGATATCCGTCGCTTAGCCTATTACCTATTCCAGTACAATTAAATTGCCAAGACAGACAAGAATGGCTACCGAAGAGGAGATATCAGCTCGCCATCGCAAGGAGCGGAAGGATCTACAGAATCAAATAACCAGTTTAAAAAAACAGGCATCTAAGAAGACTAGAAAACAGGTGAATTTGAAATGCGAAGAGCTAACGAAGGATTTAGAGCAACGACATTTGTCTGAATTAAAAAGCTTCAGAGTTGAACACGGATTGGAGgataaagaagaaagtgataatgaagatatATCTCCAGAACAGCTTTTGGAAGAGTTGTCTTTAAAGCAAACAATAGACGAGACGCCAAAGCCGCCTGCAGAAGAGCGTGAAACTGTTCCTAAACGGTCTAATAGACAGAAAGCTCGGTTAGCGAAAAGAGATGCTGAAATAGCTAGAATTAAGGAGGAAGCTAGAGCAGAAGCGGCATTGCAGCCGGATTTGAAGCGAATGGAACAAGATACACTTAATAAGATTTGCCAGATGAATGGTCTAGTACAATATGATATTCGACCAGATGGCCATTGTCTCTTCGCCAGTATACTAGACCAGTTGAGAGTTCGTCATGGTTATGAATCACCTAAGCCGTATGTGTTTCCCGCAACCTATAGAGGACCACAATCATTGCAGGAGATGAATGTGCCATCCCTTCGCCAAATTTCGTGCAGCTATGTCCGAGAGCATCGCGATGACTTTATACCTTACTTATTTGACGAAGAAACTATGTCAATAAAAGACCTTGACGAGTACACTGAGAAAATGGAGACTACAGCTCAATGGGGAGGTGAAATTGAGATATTGGCGTTAAGCAAAGTTTTCCAGTGTTGCATTAGTGTAATGATGAGCGGTAGATCAGTTCACAAAGTTAATGAAGACGAAATAACTAACCCAGAGCTAAAACTAGTGTATTACAAGCACAGTTACTCATTGGGCGAACATTACAATTCTTTGCATGATTTATAGAGGCCTCTGAGGACCAAATTCTACATAACTAATACAAATTTTGTAAACTGACTAAGTGAGCAGGAACGCGGCAGCAAAAAGTTAAACTATGTCGGTCACTATAACGCTAACAAGGCCTCAATAGATACCCGTTTAAAACAAAAGGAGTCAATAATGAATATACTAACGAGGTTATATTCCACTGGAGGTATCCTAGGACGCACATCCAATAACCTTACTAGTGGTATCGTTGGTTTGGCAAATGTTGGA
This window contains:
- the OTU2 gene encoding deubiquitinase OTU2 (Syntenic homolog of Ashbya gossypii ABR039W; Syntenic homolog of Saccharomyces cerevisiae YHL013C (OTU2)); its protein translation is MATEEEISARHRKERKDLQNQITSLKKQASKKTRKQVNLKCEELTKDLEQRHLSELKSFRVEHGLEDKEESDNEDISPEQLLEELSLKQTIDETPKPPAEERETVPKRSNRQKARLAKRDAEIARIKEEARAEAALQPDLKRMEQDTLNKICQMNGLVQYDIRPDGHCLFASILDQLRVRHGYESPKPYVFPATYRGPQSLQEMNVPSLRQISCSYVREHRDDFIPYLFDEETMSIKDLDEYTEKMETTAQWGGEIEILALSKVFQCCISVMMSGRSVHKVNEDEITNPELKLVYYKHSYSLGEHYNSLHDL